One part of the Phoenix dactylifera cultivar Barhee BC4 chromosome 4, palm_55x_up_171113_PBpolish2nd_filt_p, whole genome shotgun sequence genome encodes these proteins:
- the LOC120110403 gene encoding uncharacterized protein LOC120110403 → MSTQEKDLFLTVLKNLKVPDGYSSNISRCVNLKERKLSNLKSHDCHILMQDIFPLALRSSTPKQVFAIVSQLSSFFKALCSKVLDPKELDQLESKIALTLCNMEKIFPPGFFTIMVHLLIHLAAEAKLGGPVHYRWMYPIERFLMRLKDYVRNRAYPEGSIAEGYIAEECLTFCSRYLEGVETVFNRPQRNCDIIENADVYKFSSGGRVLEKVESVVLDQKSLAQVSTVN, encoded by the exons atgtctactcaagagaaagatctttttctGACAGTTCTGAAAAATTTGAAGGTTCCTGATGGGTACTCATCGAATATTTCACGATGCGTAAATCTCAAAGAGCGAAaactttcaaatcttaaaagtcacgattgtcacattttgatgcaagatatctttcCATTAGCTTTAAGATCGTCAACACCGAAACAAGTTTTTGCAATTGTTTCTCAATTATCATCATTctttaaggcattatgttccaaagttcttgatcctaaggagcttgatcaattggagtctaaaATTGCACTTACACTATGCAATATGGAAAAGATCTTTCCTCCTGggttttttactattatggttcatctactcattcacttagcggcggaagctaaacttggtggcccggttcactaccgatggatgtatcctattgagag gtTTCTTATGCGCTTGAAAGATTATGTACGCAATCGAGCCTATCCCGAGGGCTCGATTGCTGAAGGATATATTGCTGAGGAGTGTTTGACATTTTGTTCGAGATATcttgaaggtgttgaaacgGTTTTCAATCGACCTCAAAGGAATTGTGATATCATAGAGAATGCAGATGTTTACAAGTTCTCATCTGGCGGAAGAGTTTTGGAAAAAGTTGAAAGTGTTGTTCTTGACCAGAAATCGTTGGCACAG GTTAGTACGGTTAATTGA